The following are from one region of the Dehalococcoidia bacterium genome:
- a CDS encoding Ni/Fe hydrogenase subunit alpha — protein sequence MKKISIDPITRLEGHGKIEIFLNGDGEVANTYFQIPELRGFEKFCEGRPVEELPRIVPRICGVUPGAHHMASCKATDAVYSVKPPPAGKKLRELFYCAHMIHSHIAHFYALAAPDFVVRPMADPAERNILGVIGKVGLEVGGEVIKHRAYAQDIQTSIAGKATHPIGGIPGGMSKAITEEQRKDFEEKAKSCVEFAKFSLKVFNDVVLANKQYLDLILGNVYTMKSYYMGLVDANNKVNFYDGDVRVVDGQGKEVVKFKPSQYLDYIAEHTEPWTYLKFPFLKPVGWKGFVEGKDSGIYRVAPLARLNAADGMATPLAQEEYEKMFTTLGGKPVHATLAMHWARLVELVYAAERMLELCRDKEITSPNVRTIPTAIPREGVGIVEAPRGTLIHHYQTDEKGLVTGVNLIVATAHNYPAMHMSVKKAAQGLFKKGSAVSEGLLNMVEMAFRAYDPCMACATHSLPGQMPLEVIIRDSNGELVERLSQHLEPRQIRVTVVHQP from the coding sequence ATGAAAAAGATCAGCATTGATCCCATAACCCGGTTGGAAGGCCACGGCAAGATCGAAATCTTTCTCAATGGCGATGGCGAAGTGGCCAACACCTATTTTCAGATACCGGAACTGAGAGGGTTCGAGAAGTTTTGTGAAGGGAGGCCGGTGGAGGAACTGCCCCGGATTGTGCCTCGCATCTGCGGGGTCTGACCGGGCGCGCATCATATGGCCTCGTGTAAGGCCACAGACGCCGTGTACAGTGTCAAACCTCCTCCGGCGGGTAAGAAGCTGAGGGAGTTGTTCTACTGCGCCCACATGATTCACTCGCACATCGCGCACTTCTATGCGCTGGCTGCCCCTGATTTTGTGGTCAGGCCGATGGCCGATCCTGCCGAGCGCAATATCTTGGGCGTGATCGGCAAGGTGGGACTGGAGGTTGGGGGAGAAGTGATCAAACACCGTGCCTATGCCCAGGATATTCAGACCTCGATTGCCGGAAAGGCGACGCATCCTATCGGCGGCATTCCCGGCGGTATGAGCAAGGCCATCACCGAGGAACAGCGAAAGGACTTTGAGGAAAAGGCCAAATCGTGCGTGGAGTTCGCCAAGTTCAGCCTGAAGGTCTTCAATGACGTTGTGCTTGCCAACAAGCAGTACCTTGACTTGATCCTGGGTAACGTTTACACCATGAAGAGCTACTACATGGGCCTTGTGGACGCTAATAACAAAGTCAATTTCTACGATGGGGATGTTCGTGTGGTGGACGGACAGGGCAAGGAGGTGGTCAAGTTCAAGCCGTCGCAGTATCTCGATTATATTGCCGAGCATACCGAGCCCTGGACGTATCTCAAATTTCCGTTCCTGAAACCGGTGGGGTGGAAAGGGTTTGTGGAGGGAAAAGATAGCGGTATCTATCGAGTGGCGCCTCTGGCACGGCTCAACGCAGCCGATGGGATGGCTACACCGCTGGCCCAGGAAGAATACGAGAAGATGTTCACCACACTCGGAGGCAAGCCAGTTCATGCCACTCTGGCAATGCATTGGGCCCGGCTGGTGGAATTAGTCTATGCGGCGGAGCGGATGCTTGAGCTTTGCCGGGATAAGGAGATCACCAGTCCCAATGTTCGCACCATTCCCACTGCCATTCCCAGGGAAGGCGTTGGCATTGTGGAAGCGCCTCGTGGCACTCTGATTCATCACTATCAGACGGATGAGAAAGGACTTGTGACCGGAGTGAATCTGATCGTAGCCACGGCGCACAACTATCCCGCGATGCACATGTCCGTCAAGAAGGCCGCCCAGGGGCTGTTCAAGAAAGGTTCGGCAGTGAGCGAAGGCTTGCTGAATATGGTAGAGATGGCGTTTCGCGCTTATGATCCCTGTATGGCATGTGCCACCCACTCGCTTCCCGGACAGATGCCGCTGGAGGTCATTATCCGCGACAGTAACGGAGAGTTGGTTGAGAGATTGAGCCAGCATCTGGAACCGCGCCAGATCAGAGTTACTGTGGTTCATCAGCCATAG
- a CDS encoding hydrogenase iron-sulfur subunit, producing the protein MADLFEPRIIGFMCNWCAYGGADMAGTSRLKYPTNVDVIRVMCSGRIDPSFILKAFQLGADGVLVCGCHPGDCHYAEGNYKAARRIPVLKKLLEQFGIEPERLRLDWVSAAEGERFASIINEFTTQIQKLGHLPIKEELASGMKKQSVPELAVSVAGGGHHG; encoded by the coding sequence ATGGCTGATCTTTTTGAGCCCAGAATCATCGGTTTCATGTGCAACTGGTGCGCCTATGGCGGAGCGGACATGGCCGGAACTTCACGCCTCAAATACCCGACGAACGTGGATGTGATCCGGGTGATGTGCAGCGGACGGATCGACCCCAGCTTCATCCTCAAGGCGTTCCAGCTCGGGGCGGATGGTGTGCTGGTCTGCGGATGTCACCCCGGCGATTGTCATTATGCGGAAGGAAACTATAAAGCCGCCCGGCGCATACCGGTGCTCAAGAAATTGCTGGAACAGTTCGGCATAGAACCGGAGCGGCTGCGTCTGGACTGGGTTTCGGCTGCCGAAGGCGAACGGTTCGCCTCGATCATCAACGAGTTCACCACGCAGATCCAAAAGCTCGGGCATCTTCCCATCAAAGAAGAACTGGCGAGCGGGATGAAAAAACAGAGTGTCCCGGAACTGGCTGTCTCTGTGGCAGGAGGGGGTCATCATGGCTAA